The following are from one region of the Pectobacterium actinidiae genome:
- a CDS encoding DUF6527 family protein yields MKTFTIKLVEVDSMPRELEPNTLYYSERFGTASHLCACGCGAKIRTPIDVNEWSIVKTEQGPTLHPSVGNWQKECKSHYYIRKGKIVWCGAWTEKQIQEGRYREQQARIDHYNRIYSKQSVINKIWLWIKDKLGL; encoded by the coding sequence ATGAAAACTTTTACTATAAAGCTAGTTGAAGTTGATAGTATGCCTAGAGAGCTTGAGCCAAATACCCTTTATTACTCGGAAAGATTTGGTACGGCATCTCATTTATGTGCATGTGGATGCGGAGCAAAGATTAGAACCCCAATAGATGTCAACGAGTGGAGTATTGTTAAAACTGAGCAGGGGCCAACTTTACATCCCTCTGTAGGTAATTGGCAAAAAGAATGTAAATCTCACTATTATATTAGAAAAGGTAAGATAGTATGGTGCGGCGCTTGGACTGAAAAGCAAATCCAAGAAGGAAGGTATAGAGAGCAACAAGCCCGAATTGACCATTATAATCGCATTTACTCCAAGCAGAGCGTGATTAATAAAATTTGGTTGTGGATTAAAGATAAACTTGGCTTATA